A part of Paenarthrobacter sp. A20 genomic DNA contains:
- a CDS encoding SRPBCC domain-containing protein, which translates to MSPSPDGIATTVSKTFSRTTQVSTTVNASPATVWKLLTTAFDYPRWNSTIVSVEGEIKPGSTIQLVSTLDPNRTFKLKVKEFEPSSRLAWGDAMGTRVYTLTETNGGGTLFEMNERIGGPIFPLFANKIPSFDASFEQFAADLKVAAENTA; encoded by the coding sequence ATGTCACCCAGTCCCGATGGAATCGCCACTACCGTCAGTAAGACGTTCAGCCGCACCACCCAGGTGTCCACCACCGTCAACGCCAGCCCAGCCACCGTGTGGAAGTTGCTGACCACGGCGTTTGATTATCCGCGGTGGAACTCCACGATTGTTTCGGTGGAGGGCGAGATCAAGCCCGGATCCACCATTCAGTTGGTCTCCACACTGGATCCCAACCGTACGTTCAAGCTCAAGGTCAAAGAGTTCGAACCGTCCAGTCGGCTGGCCTGGGGTGACGCGATGGGAACCCGCGTCTACACGCTCACGGAAACCAATGGCGGGGGGACCCTGTTCGAGATGAACGAACGCATCGGCGGGCCGATTTTCCCGCTGTTCGCCAATAAGATCCCGTCGTTCGACGCCAGCTTTGAACAGTTTGCCGCCGACCTGAAAGTTGCCGCCGAGAACACCGCCTGA
- a CDS encoding TerC family protein, whose protein sequence is MTVSPLIWGITIVVILALLAFDYFFHIRKAHVPSLKEAAIWSSIYVGLAVLFGVLVLIFGGGQMGSEYFAGYITEKALSVDNLFVFLIIMASFRVPREDQQKVLLFGIVFSLIARTGFIFLGAALINSFAWVFYIFGLILLLTAGNLLKPGDHGDGQANNFIIRLAKKLFHTTDKYDGDKLFTMVNGKRALTPMLLVMVAIGGTDILFALDSIPAIFGLTQNVFIVFTATAFSLMGLRQLYFLIDGLLDRLIYLSYGLAAILAFIGVKLILHALHENNLPFINDGEHVNVIEITTGLSLSVIIGVLVVTVVLSLISPAGKAQTAINNARRHAVDYLDLDYTADANERERIYRALTAEEAQIVQMPLKYRNKAKDVDKIREQVTEAHRQHEEFLNRQSS, encoded by the coding sequence ATGACTGTCTCTCCCCTCATCTGGGGCATCACCATCGTCGTCATTCTGGCGCTCTTGGCCTTCGACTACTTCTTCCACATCCGGAAGGCCCACGTCCCCTCACTCAAGGAAGCGGCCATCTGGTCCTCCATCTACGTGGGCCTGGCTGTGCTGTTCGGAGTATTGGTCCTGATATTCGGCGGCGGGCAGATGGGGTCCGAGTACTTCGCCGGTTACATCACGGAGAAGGCCCTCTCGGTCGACAACCTGTTCGTGTTCCTGATCATCATGGCGAGCTTCCGGGTGCCGCGTGAGGATCAGCAGAAGGTCCTGCTCTTCGGCATCGTGTTCTCACTGATCGCCCGCACCGGCTTCATTTTCCTGGGCGCCGCGCTGATCAACTCGTTCGCGTGGGTGTTCTACATCTTCGGCCTCATCCTGCTGCTAACAGCAGGCAACCTGCTCAAGCCCGGCGACCACGGGGACGGCCAGGCGAACAACTTCATCATCCGGCTCGCCAAGAAGCTCTTCCACACCACGGATAAGTACGACGGCGACAAGCTCTTCACCATGGTCAACGGCAAGCGTGCCCTGACTCCCATGCTGCTGGTCATGGTGGCTATCGGCGGCACGGACATCCTCTTCGCGCTCGACTCGATCCCGGCGATCTTCGGCCTCACCCAGAACGTCTTCATCGTCTTCACCGCCACGGCGTTCTCGCTGATGGGCTTGCGCCAGCTCTACTTCCTGATCGACGGCCTGCTGGACCGCCTCATCTACCTCTCCTACGGCCTGGCAGCGATCCTCGCGTTCATCGGCGTCAAGCTGATCCTGCACGCCCTGCACGAGAACAACCTGCCGTTCATCAACGACGGCGAGCACGTGAACGTCATCGAGATCACCACCGGCCTCTCGCTGAGTGTGATCATCGGCGTCCTGGTCGTCACCGTGGTGCTCTCACTGATCAGCCCGGCCGGCAAGGCCCAGACCGCCATCAACAACGCCCGCCGTCACGCCGTCGACTACCTCGACCTCGACTACACCGCCGACGCCAACGAGCGCGAACGCATTTACCGCGCGCTAACGGCCGAAGAAGCGCAGATCGTCCAGATGCCGTTGAAGTACCGGAACAAGGCCAAAGACGTGGACAAGATCCGCGAGCAAGTGACCGAAGCCCACCGCCAGCACGAGGAGTTCCTCAACCGGCAAAGCAGCTAA